A stretch of the Dioscorea cayenensis subsp. rotundata cultivar TDr96_F1 chromosome 4, TDr96_F1_v2_PseudoChromosome.rev07_lg8_w22 25.fasta, whole genome shotgun sequence genome encodes the following:
- the LOC120258448 gene encoding pentatricopeptide repeat-containing protein At1g10910, chloroplastic isoform X1, whose product MLAIPAPPRAPPAAGTGASITASSSSPSPFFAFIPRIRVRSRNCEHIRAALKESLASSSPNAINPAAKSSARRAAVAEVKESTDLDSALLRVGGILQAHDLNVILRHFGESKRWNEVSQIFDWMQRCEKLNFASYSSFFKYMGISGNLMKGLQVYDSISDKSTKMNVSVCNSVLGCLVRNAKFEKSMELFDQMKDDGLQPDLVTYSTLLAGCAKIKYGYIKAMHLVQELENNGLHKDSVIYGTLISICASNNLSEEAEAFFQQMLDEGCCPNIFHYSSLLNAYSLDGNYTKAEKLVESMNSSGVAPNKVILTTLLKVYAKGGLFEKGRKLLTELEDLGFAKDEMPYCVLMDNLAKSGDVQAAKAIFSEMRGKGVKIDGYSYSIMISALCRSGQLKEAKQLAKDFEASYAKYDLVMLNTLLRAYCNAGDMENVMQMMRKMDELSISPDWNTFHILIKYFCKEKLYHLAYRTIEDMNKRGHQLDEELCSVLIVQLGQGGFPSEAFSVYNFLKYSKRNMRKILHEQMLDILVAAGLLKDAYVIMKDNAESISNHLLEKFAITFMKSGNINLINDVLKAFHRAGHRINQEVFRRAITRYIGKPEKKELLLQLLQWMSGQGYVVDSLSRNLLLKNSGLFGPKQLIAEILSKQQMMLRKSSSSEVKK is encoded by the exons ATGCTCGCTATTCCGGCGCCTCCACGAGCACCACCAGCCGCCGGCACCGGCGCTTCCATCACggcctcttcttcttctccttccccatTCTTCGCCTTCATACCTAGAATCCGAGTGAGGAGCAGGAATTGCGAGCATATCCGTGCTGCCTTGAAGGAGTCCCTCGCCTCCTCTTCTCCGAATGCCATTAACCCTGCCGCAAAGTCTTCAGCGAGACGAGCTGCGGTTGCCGAAGTGAAAGAGTCCACTGACTTGGATTCGGCTCTCTTGAG AGTAGGGGGAATACTGCAAGCGCATGACTTAAATGTAATTCTACGCCATTTTGGGGAGTCAAAAAGATGGAATGAAGTTTCTCAG atttttgatTGGATGCAGAGATGTGAGAAGCTCAATTTTGCTTCTTACAGCagttttttcaaatatatggGTATAAGTGGCAACCTGATGAAAGGTCTACAAGTTTATGACAGTATATCGGATAAGTCGACAAAGATGAATGTGTCCGTTTGTAATTCTGTTCTTGGTTGTTTGGTTAGGAATGCAAAGTTTGAGAAAAGCATGGAATTGTTTGATCAGATGAAGGATGATGGTCTCCAACCAGATTTAGTCACTTACAGTACT CTTTTAGCAGGGTgtgccaaaataaaatatggttaCATAAAAGCAATGCATTTAGTCCAGGAACTTGAAAATAATGGGTTACACAAGGACAGTGTAATCTATGGCACACTGATATCAATTTGTGCTTCGAATAATTTGTCTGAAGAAGCAGAGGCATTTTTCCAGCAGATGTTGGATGAAGGTTGCTGTCCTAACATATTCCACTATAGCTCTTTGCTGAATGCATATTCACTGGATGGGAATTATACAAAGGCTGAAAAGCTAGTAGAAAGCATGAATTCTTCAGGTGTGGCTCCAAATAAG GTGATTCTTACTACTTTATTGAAGGTGTATGCCAAAGGGGGGCTTTTTGAAAAAGGAAGGAAACTCCTAACTGAGTTGGAAGATTTGGGGTTTGCTAAAGATGAG ATGCCATACTGTGTCTTGATGGACAATCTTGCCAAGTCGGGAGATGTACAGGCAGCAAAGGCAATATTTTCTGAAATGAGGGGAAAAGGCGTAAAAATTG ATGGATACTCTTACAGCATCATGATTTCTGCTCTTTGTCGAAGTGGACAACTGAAAGAAGCAAAGCAACTAGCCAAGGATTTTGAGGCCAGTTATGCCAAATATGACTTAGTTATGCTAAATACACTACTTAGAGCGTACTGCAATGCAGGTGATATGGAAAATGTAATGCAAATGATGAGGAAAATGGATGAGCTGTCAATATCTCCTGATTGGAATACATTTCATATCTTGATTAAGTATTTCTGTAAAGAGAAACTGTATCACCTTGCCTACCGAACAATTGAAGACATGAACAAGAGGGGCCATCAACTTGATGAG gaACTTTGTTCTGTGCTAATTGTACAATTAGGACAAGGTGGATTTCCCTCAGAAGCATTTTCTGTCTATAATTTCCTGAAGTATAGTAAAAGGAATATGCGCAAGATCCTTCATGAGCAGATGCTAGATATCTTAGTTGCAGCGGGGCTTCTTAAAGATGCATATGTTATAATGAAG GATAATGCGGAGTCTATATCCAATCACTTGTTGGAGAAATTTGCAATTACATTCATGAAGTCAGGCAACATAAACTTGATAAATGATGTTCTGAAGGCATTTCACCGTGCTGGCCACAGGATTAATCAG GAGGTGTTTCGTCGTGCTATCACACGGTATATTGGCAAAccggaaaagaaggagcttctTTTGCAATTATTACAATGGATGTCAGGACAAGGTTATGTTGTAGACTCATTATCGAGGAACTTGCTTCTTAAAAACTCAGGTCTGTTTGGGCCAAAGCAGCTCATAGCTGAAATCTTATCTAAACAACAAATGATGTTGAGAAAGTCCAGCAGTTCAGAAGTGAAGAAATAG
- the LOC120258448 gene encoding pentatricopeptide repeat-containing protein At1g10910, chloroplastic isoform X2 — protein MQRCEKLNFASYSSFFKYMGISGNLMKGLQVYDSISDKSTKMNVSVCNSVLGCLVRNAKFEKSMELFDQMKDDGLQPDLVTYSTLLAGCAKIKYGYIKAMHLVQELENNGLHKDSVIYGTLISICASNNLSEEAEAFFQQMLDEGCCPNIFHYSSLLNAYSLDGNYTKAEKLVESMNSSGVAPNKVILTTLLKVYAKGGLFEKGRKLLTELEDLGFAKDEMPYCVLMDNLAKSGDVQAAKAIFSEMRGKGVKIDGYSYSIMISALCRSGQLKEAKQLAKDFEASYAKYDLVMLNTLLRAYCNAGDMENVMQMMRKMDELSISPDWNTFHILIKYFCKEKLYHLAYRTIEDMNKRGHQLDEELCSVLIVQLGQGGFPSEAFSVYNFLKYSKRNMRKILHEQMLDILVAAGLLKDAYVIMKDNAESISNHLLEKFAITFMKSGNINLINDVLKAFHRAGHRINQEVFRRAITRYIGKPEKKELLLQLLQWMSGQGYVVDSLSRNLLLKNSGLFGPKQLIAEILSKQQMMLRKSSSSEVKK, from the exons ATGCAGAGATGTGAGAAGCTCAATTTTGCTTCTTACAGCagttttttcaaatatatggGTATAAGTGGCAACCTGATGAAAGGTCTACAAGTTTATGACAGTATATCGGATAAGTCGACAAAGATGAATGTGTCCGTTTGTAATTCTGTTCTTGGTTGTTTGGTTAGGAATGCAAAGTTTGAGAAAAGCATGGAATTGTTTGATCAGATGAAGGATGATGGTCTCCAACCAGATTTAGTCACTTACAGTACT CTTTTAGCAGGGTgtgccaaaataaaatatggttaCATAAAAGCAATGCATTTAGTCCAGGAACTTGAAAATAATGGGTTACACAAGGACAGTGTAATCTATGGCACACTGATATCAATTTGTGCTTCGAATAATTTGTCTGAAGAAGCAGAGGCATTTTTCCAGCAGATGTTGGATGAAGGTTGCTGTCCTAACATATTCCACTATAGCTCTTTGCTGAATGCATATTCACTGGATGGGAATTATACAAAGGCTGAAAAGCTAGTAGAAAGCATGAATTCTTCAGGTGTGGCTCCAAATAAG GTGATTCTTACTACTTTATTGAAGGTGTATGCCAAAGGGGGGCTTTTTGAAAAAGGAAGGAAACTCCTAACTGAGTTGGAAGATTTGGGGTTTGCTAAAGATGAG ATGCCATACTGTGTCTTGATGGACAATCTTGCCAAGTCGGGAGATGTACAGGCAGCAAAGGCAATATTTTCTGAAATGAGGGGAAAAGGCGTAAAAATTG ATGGATACTCTTACAGCATCATGATTTCTGCTCTTTGTCGAAGTGGACAACTGAAAGAAGCAAAGCAACTAGCCAAGGATTTTGAGGCCAGTTATGCCAAATATGACTTAGTTATGCTAAATACACTACTTAGAGCGTACTGCAATGCAGGTGATATGGAAAATGTAATGCAAATGATGAGGAAAATGGATGAGCTGTCAATATCTCCTGATTGGAATACATTTCATATCTTGATTAAGTATTTCTGTAAAGAGAAACTGTATCACCTTGCCTACCGAACAATTGAAGACATGAACAAGAGGGGCCATCAACTTGATGAG gaACTTTGTTCTGTGCTAATTGTACAATTAGGACAAGGTGGATTTCCCTCAGAAGCATTTTCTGTCTATAATTTCCTGAAGTATAGTAAAAGGAATATGCGCAAGATCCTTCATGAGCAGATGCTAGATATCTTAGTTGCAGCGGGGCTTCTTAAAGATGCATATGTTATAATGAAG GATAATGCGGAGTCTATATCCAATCACTTGTTGGAGAAATTTGCAATTACATTCATGAAGTCAGGCAACATAAACTTGATAAATGATGTTCTGAAGGCATTTCACCGTGCTGGCCACAGGATTAATCAG GAGGTGTTTCGTCGTGCTATCACACGGTATATTGGCAAAccggaaaagaaggagcttctTTTGCAATTATTACAATGGATGTCAGGACAAGGTTATGTTGTAGACTCATTATCGAGGAACTTGCTTCTTAAAAACTCAGGTCTGTTTGGGCCAAAGCAGCTCATAGCTGAAATCTTATCTAAACAACAAATGATGTTGAGAAAGTCCAGCAGTTCAGAAGTGAAGAAATAG
- the LOC120258450 gene encoding LOW QUALITY PROTEIN: jacalin-related lectin 19 (The sequence of the model RefSeq protein was modified relative to this genomic sequence to represent the inferred CDS: substituted 1 base at 1 genomic stop codon): MQMESEKKDKGAKKMKTIKVGIWGGHGGRAWDDGSYNGIREITLKYDRCIDSIEVLYYDKAGKPVNSSQKHGGTGGNXTSQIKLDYPDEFLISISGYYALVVYGGSPVIRSLTLKSNRRSFGPFGIEEGTPFTLLMDEGLIVGFYGRSGWYLDALGFYLGHVLKTTSLCQSVQQKLQKLGKQFGF, encoded by the exons ATGCAAATG GAGAGTGAGAAGAAAGATAAGGGTGCAAAGAAGATGAAAACCATAAAAGTAGGAATATGGGGAGGGCATGGAGGCAGAGCTTGGGACGATGGTAGTTACAATGGCATCCGAGAGATTACACTCAAATATGATCGATGTATTGACTCTATCGAAGTGCTGTACTATGACAAAGCTGGCAAACCTGTCAACTCCTCCCAAAAGCACGGCGGCACTGGTGGCAACTAGACTTCCCAA ATCAAACTGGATTATCCAGATGAGTTCTTGATCAGTATAAGTGGCTACTACGCACTGGTTGTTTATGGTGGTTCTCCGGTCATCCGCTCACTTACTCTGAAGAGCAATAGGAGAAGCTTCGGACCGTTTGGGATTGAAGAAGGGACGCCATTCACACTGTTGATGGATGAAGGTTTGATTGTTGGTTTTTATGGAAGAAGTGGGTGGTATCTTGATGCTCTTGGGTTCTATCTCGGCCATGTTCTCAAAACTACCAGTCTCTGCCAATCAGTGCAACAAAAGCTCCAGAAGTTGGGCAAACAATTCGGCTTCTGA